A window of the Roseburia sp. 831b genome harbors these coding sequences:
- a CDS encoding tyrosine-type recombinase/integrase, whose amino-acid sequence MPIIKKESKLAEEEKREPELMPPISSHTLRHTGCTRLGENNVNPKVMQYVMDHSDAQITMNVYNHIAEKSHVENEMSKMNLPETVPAVV is encoded by the coding sequence ATGCCTATAATTAAGAAAGAAAGCAAACTGGCAGAAGAAGAGAAGCGAGAGCCGGAGCTGATGCCTCCTATTTCATCGCATACCCTTCGTCATACGGGATGTACCAGATTGGGTGAGAACAATGTCAATCCCAAAGTTATGCAGTATGTGATGGACCATTCAGATGCACAGATCACAATGAATGTCTACAATCATATTGCAGAGAAGTCTCATGTGGAGAACGAGATGTCTAAAATGAATCTGCCAGAAACCGTACCTGCTGTGGTATAA
- a CDS encoding Hsp20/alpha crystallin family protein, translated as MLMPSIFGENLFDDWFHDFPFYDDRDMRKAEKKLYGGRAANVMKTDVKEMDNGYEVMIDLPGFKKDEVKASLQDGYLTISAAKGLDQDEKDKKSGKYIRKERYAGACERSFYVGDAVTQDEIKGEFKHGILKLFVPKKEEKPAVENKNYIAIEG; from the coding sequence ATGTTAATGCCTAGTATTTTTGGAGAAAACTTATTTGATGATTGGTTTCATGATTTCCCATTCTATGATGACAGGGATATGCGTAAAGCAGAAAAGAAGCTGTACGGCGGAAGAGCTGCAAACGTTATGAAGACAGATGTCAAAGAGATGGACAATGGTTACGAAGTAATGATTGATCTTCCAGGATTTAAGAAAGACGAAGTAAAGGCATCCTTGCAGGACGGCTACCTGACCATCAGTGCAGCAAAAGGTCTTGATCAGGATGAAAAAGATAAGAAATCTGGAAAATATATCAGGAAAGAGCGTTACGCCGGTGCATGTGAGCGAAGCTTCTATGTTGGCGACGCTGTTACGCAGGATGAAATCAAAGGTGAGTTCAAGCATGGTATCTTGAAGCTCTTTGTTCCAAAGAAGGAAGAGAAACCTGCAGTAGAAAATAAAAATTACATTGCAATTGAAGGATAA
- a CDS encoding CapA family protein — protein sequence MKRKIRKRKIVGSLALTILLATQFLACKTPAESETAAKESVTEVEAASETKEDAGINLEHKTGEKAPEISYVTISMAGDCTLGNTQLQGYAGTFNEMYDQKGPAYFFQNVRDIFEADDMTIVNFEGVLTESDDKVEKAYNLKGKPEYNQILVDADIEAASLGNNHRIDYGKQGMIDTQAALDEIGLTYAYDDVTDIYETKDGIKIGIVSVDEVYDGTKVETYLQDGIARLKEEGANIILACCHWGIEHVYYPESYQTELGQKCIDWGADFVIGCHPHVLQGIDNYHGKYMLYSLGNFCFGGNRNPQDKDTMIAQVTFQLEDGVTRGEARLQVIPCTLSSVTSRNDFCPTPAQGEKRESIIENLNTYSQSFGVSIDQDGWVSHDSKEEQ from the coding sequence TTGAAAAGAAAGATACGAAAGAGAAAAATAGTGGGAAGTCTGGCATTAACCATATTGTTAGCAACACAGTTTCTAGCATGCAAAACACCGGCAGAGAGCGAAACGGCAGCGAAGGAAAGTGTGACGGAAGTGGAAGCAGCAAGTGAGACAAAAGAGGATGCAGGCATTAACCTGGAACATAAAACAGGGGAGAAAGCTCCGGAAATTTCTTATGTGACGATTTCGATGGCGGGAGACTGTACACTTGGCAATACACAGCTTCAAGGGTATGCGGGAACTTTTAATGAGATGTACGATCAAAAAGGTCCAGCATACTTTTTCCAGAATGTAAGAGACATTTTTGAGGCAGACGATATGACAATCGTGAATTTCGAGGGAGTGCTGACCGAATCGGATGATAAGGTTGAAAAAGCCTATAATTTAAAAGGAAAACCAGAGTACAATCAGATTCTGGTTGATGCCGATATCGAGGCGGCAAGCCTTGGAAACAATCACCGGATTGATTATGGAAAACAAGGAATGATAGATACCCAGGCGGCGTTAGATGAAATCGGACTAACCTATGCATACGATGATGTGACCGATATTTATGAGACAAAGGATGGAATCAAGATTGGAATCGTGTCCGTGGATGAAGTTTATGATGGCACAAAGGTAGAAACGTATCTGCAGGATGGAATTGCCCGGTTAAAAGAGGAAGGTGCCAACATTATTTTAGCGTGCTGCCACTGGGGCATTGAGCATGTGTACTATCCGGAAAGTTATCAGACAGAACTTGGTCAGAAGTGCATTGACTGGGGAGCAGATTTTGTGATTGGATGCCACCCGCACGTGTTGCAGGGAATCGACAATTATCATGGAAAATATATGCTATATAGCTTAGGTAATTTTTGCTTTGGTGGAAATCGCAACCCACAGGATAAGGATACGATGATTGCGCAGGTAACTTTTCAGTTAGAGGACGGAGTTACAAGGGGAGAGGCGAGATTGCAGGTCATTCCGTGTACCCTAAGCTCAGTCACAAGTCGAAATGACTTTTGCCCGACACCAGCCCAGGGAGAAAAAAGAGAGAGCATCATTGAAAACTTAAATACTTACAGCCAGAGTTTTGGTGTTTCCATTGATCAGGATGGATGGGTGAGCCATGACTCCAAAGAGGAACAGTGA
- the purM gene encoding phosphoribosylformylglycinamidine cyclo-ligase, with protein MDYKNAGVDIEAGYKSVELMKKYVKETMRPEVLGGLGGFSGAFSLGKIKEMENPVLLSGTDGCGTKVKLAFLMDKHDTIGIDAVAMCVNDVACAGGEPLFFLDYIACGKNYPEKIATIVKGIAEGCKQSGCALVGGETAEHPGLMPEDEYDLAGFSVGVVDEKDIITGKDLKAGDVLIGMASTGVHSNGFSLVRKIFKMDKETLNTYHEELGTTLGEALLAPTRIYVKAMKSIKDAGVRVKACSHITGGGFYENIPRMLPEGKHAVVRKDSYEVPAIFKMMQRVGNIEEEMMYNTYNMGLGMIVAVDPADVEKTMEAIKATGDTPYIVGEIKDGEKGVTLC; from the coding sequence ATGGATTACAAGAACGCAGGTGTGGATATCGAGGCTGGATACAAATCAGTTGAGTTGATGAAGAAGTATGTGAAAGAGACAATGCGTCCAGAAGTTTTAGGAGGACTTGGCGGTTTCTCAGGAGCATTTTCATTAGGAAAAATCAAAGAGATGGAAAATCCGGTTTTGTTATCTGGAACAGACGGTTGTGGAACAAAAGTAAAACTTGCTTTTCTTATGGACAAGCATGACACCATCGGAATTGATGCCGTTGCAATGTGTGTCAATGATGTGGCATGTGCAGGTGGTGAACCATTATTTTTCCTTGATTATATCGCATGTGGAAAAAATTACCCAGAGAAAATCGCAACCATCGTAAAAGGTATTGCAGAAGGATGTAAACAGTCCGGCTGTGCATTGGTTGGTGGTGAGACTGCAGAGCATCCGGGACTTATGCCGGAAGATGAGTACGACTTAGCAGGATTTTCCGTTGGTGTTGTCGATGAAAAAGACATCATCACAGGAAAAGACTTAAAAGCCGGCGATGTTTTAATTGGTATGGCATCCACAGGTGTTCATTCCAACGGATTTTCACTGGTTCGTAAGATTTTCAAAATGGACAAAGAGACTTTAAATACTTATCATGAAGAATTGGGAACTACCTTGGGAGAAGCATTGCTTGCACCGACCAGAATCTATGTAAAAGCAATGAAATCCATCAAGGACGCAGGCGTTCGTGTCAAAGCGTGCAGCCATATCACAGGTGGTGGTTTCTATGAGAATATTCCAAGAATGCTTCCAGAAGGAAAACACGCAGTTGTCCGCAAAGACAGCTATGAAGTACCGGCAATTTTTAAAATGATGCAGCGTGTTGGAAACATCGAAGAAGAAATGATGTATAATACCTACAACATGGGACTTGGTATGATTGTAGCAGTTGATCCTGCAGATGTAGAAAAGACCATGGAAGCAATCAAAGCAACCGGAGATACACCATATATCGTTGGTGAAATCAAAGACGGTGAAAAAGGAGTAACTTTATGCTAA
- the purN gene encoding phosphoribosylglycinamide formyltransferase, translating into MLKIAVLVSGGGTNLQAILDAIDNGTITNAKVEVVISNNKNAYALERAKKHGIENLCISPRDFASREEFNDVFLEKLNSYNVDLVVLAGFLVVIPEKMIQAYRNRIINIHPSLIPSFCGTGYYGLKVHEGVLARGVKVTGATVHFVDEGTDTGPIILQKAVEVEQGDTPEVLQRRVMEQAEWVIMPKAIDLIANGHVTVEDGHVILK; encoded by the coding sequence ATGCTAAAGATCGCAGTTCTGGTGTCCGGAGGTGGAACCAACCTTCAGGCAATTTTAGATGCAATCGACAACGGAACAATCACAAATGCGAAAGTGGAAGTTGTCATCAGTAACAATAAAAATGCATATGCCTTAGAGCGTGCGAAAAAACATGGGATTGAGAATCTTTGCATTTCGCCAAGAGACTTTGCGTCTCGTGAAGAATTTAACGATGTATTTCTGGAAAAATTGAATTCATACAACGTGGATCTGGTGGTACTGGCAGGATTCTTGGTTGTCATTCCGGAAAAAATGATTCAGGCATACCGCAATCGCATCATCAACATTCATCCATCGTTAATCCCTTCTTTTTGCGGAACCGGCTACTATGGCTTGAAAGTGCATGAAGGAGTTTTGGCACGTGGCGTAAAGGTGACAGGTGCGACAGTTCATTTTGTGGATGAAGGAACGGATACCGGTCCAATCATTTTACAGAAAGCGGTCGAAGTAGAGCAGGGCGACACACCGGAGGTGTTACAGCGCCGTGTCATGGAGCAGGCGGAATGGGTGATTATGCCAAAGGCAATTGATTTGATTGCAAACGGTCATGTTACCGTGGAAGATGGACATGTTATTTTAAAATAG
- the purD gene encoding phosphoribosylamine--glycine ligase: MKVLVVGSGGREHAICTSVAKSKHVDKIYCAPGNAGIAALAECVPIGAMEFDKLVAFAKEKEIDFTIIGMDDPLVGGIVDVFEAEGLKVFGPRKNAAILEGSKAFSKDLMKKYNIPTAAYENFTSAEDALAYLETAKMPIVLKADGLALGKGVLICNTLEEAKAGVKEIMEDKKFGTAGNTMVVEEFMTGREISVLSFVDGKTIKTMSSAQDHKRAKDGDQGLNTGGMGNFSPSPFYTKEVDEFCKKYIYQPTVDAMAAEGRPFTGVIFFGLMLTEDGPKVLEYNARFGDPEAQVVLPRMKNDVIDVMEACVEGRLDQIDLQFEDNAAVCVVLASDGYPVSYEKGFEIKGLENFEGKDDYFCFHAGTKFDENGKIVTNGGRVLGITATGKDLKEARAKAYEATEWVDFANKYMRHDIGKAIDEAK, encoded by the coding sequence ATGAAGGTTTTAGTTGTAGGAAGCGGCGGACGTGAGCATGCAATCTGTACCAGTGTTGCAAAAAGCAAACATGTGGATAAAATTTACTGTGCACCGGGCAATGCAGGAATTGCTGCATTAGCAGAGTGTGTTCCAATCGGTGCGATGGAATTTGATAAATTGGTAGCATTTGCAAAAGAAAAAGAGATTGATTTTACCATCATCGGAATGGATGACCCATTGGTCGGCGGTATCGTGGATGTCTTTGAAGCAGAAGGTTTAAAAGTATTTGGACCTCGCAAAAATGCAGCTATCCTGGAAGGTTCCAAGGCATTTTCCAAGGATTTGATGAAAAAATACAACATCCCGACAGCAGCGTATGAGAATTTTACATCCGCAGAGGATGCGCTTGCTTACTTGGAGACAGCCAAGATGCCAATCGTATTAAAAGCGGACGGTCTCGCGCTCGGAAAAGGTGTTTTAATCTGTAACACTTTAGAGGAAGCAAAAGCGGGCGTCAAAGAAATCATGGAAGACAAGAAGTTCGGAACAGCCGGAAATACCATGGTTGTCGAAGAATTTATGACAGGACGTGAAATCTCCGTTTTATCTTTTGTAGATGGAAAAACTATCAAGACCATGTCTTCTGCACAGGATCACAAACGTGCAAAAGATGGTGACCAGGGGCTTAACACAGGAGGAATGGGTAACTTTTCTCCAAGCCCATTTTACACAAAAGAAGTGGATGAGTTCTGCAAGAAATATATCTACCAGCCAACCGTAGATGCGATGGCAGCAGAAGGAAGACCGTTTACCGGCGTTATCTTCTTTGGTTTGATGCTGACAGAGGATGGACCGAAAGTGTTAGAGTACAATGCCCGTTTCGGTGACCCGGAGGCACAGGTTGTACTCCCTAGAATGAAAAATGATGTCATTGATGTCATGGAAGCCTGTGTAGAAGGCAGATTAGACCAGATTGACCTTCAGTTTGAAGACAATGCAGCAGTCTGCGTTGTACTGGCATCTGACGGTTATCCGGTTTCCTATGAAAAAGGATTTGAAATCAAAGGCTTAGAGAACTTTGAAGGAAAAGACGATTACTTCTGTTTCCACGCCGGAACCAAATTCGACGAGAATGGTAAAATCGTGACAAACGGCGGCCGTGTTCTTGGCATTACAGCAACCGGTAAAGACTTAAAAGAGGCAAGAGCAAAAGCTTACGAGGCAACTGAGTGGGTTGATTTTGCCAATAAGTACATGCGTCATGATATTGGAAAAGCGATTGATGAGGCAAAATAA
- a CDS encoding TetR/AcrR family transcriptional regulator, whose product MKQSEKSKLWMEEALLQLMEKKEFATITVTDICEKAGISRLTFYRNFEVKEDILRFHFDKVFQEYIGKFDEGITNIEEAITSCFDVWFELREEIKRIVDSNLALLMYEPFSKYTQIVLSKNEKYKKCDLAQQNFILGGMFALMVSMVNHPTDRKPEEITSSIMELLK is encoded by the coding sequence ATGAAACAATCTGAAAAAAGCAAGTTATGGATGGAGGAAGCCCTGCTTCAATTAATGGAGAAAAAAGAATTTGCAACAATTACAGTTACAGATATCTGTGAAAAAGCTGGGATATCAAGATTAACTTTTTATAGAAATTTTGAGGTAAAAGAAGATATTTTACGATTTCATTTTGATAAGGTTTTTCAAGAATATATAGGGAAGTTCGATGAAGGCATCACAAACATAGAGGAAGCTATTACCTCATGTTTTGACGTGTGGTTTGAGCTGCGCGAAGAAATAAAACGAATTGTAGATAGCAATTTAGCTTTATTGATGTATGAACCTTTTTCCAAATATACGCAAATCGTTTTATCTAAAAATGAAAAATACAAAAAATGTGACCTGGCACAGCAAAATTTTATTTTAGGTGGAATGTTTGCTTTAATGGTATCAATGGTAAATCATCCAACCGATAGGAAACCTGAGGAAATCACAAGTTCTATTATGGAATTGCTCAAATAA
- a CDS encoding transmembrane-type terpene cyclase: protein MILFLTLLSGIAWTIVYEESIRVGFKDKTYCMPLFALALNICWEGLYSGLGILEPNGAQTVVNIIWFLCDILITVTYFKYAKPDFPDHAKKYFIPFSVLAFISCFLIQYGFYVEFGRHMGSRYSAFLQNVAMSILFLIMLFRRDSSKGQNMTIAIAKWIGTLAPAIQMGILEGFDPFIVICGVLCSVFDLIYIFMLPNVASLRKKTKP, encoded by the coding sequence ATGATTCTATTTTTAACATTATTAAGTGGTATTGCGTGGACAATCGTTTACGAAGAAAGTATTCGTGTTGGTTTTAAAGATAAAACCTACTGTATGCCATTGTTTGCACTTGCGCTCAACATCTGCTGGGAAGGACTTTATTCCGGGCTTGGGATACTTGAACCAAATGGAGCTCAGACAGTTGTAAATATAATCTGGTTTTTATGCGATATTTTGATTACGGTTACCTATTTCAAATATGCAAAGCCGGATTTCCCGGATCATGCAAAAAAATATTTTATCCCATTCAGCGTACTTGCATTTATTTCATGCTTCTTAATTCAGTATGGTTTCTATGTGGAATTTGGCCGTCACATGGGTTCAAGATATTCCGCCTTTTTACAGAATGTAGCGATGTCGATTCTTTTTCTGATTATGCTGTTTAGAAGGGACAGCTCGAAAGGACAAAACATGACAATCGCGATTGCTAAGTGGATTGGAACGCTTGCTCCTGCCATTCAGATGGGAATTTTAGAAGGATTTGATCCATTCATTGTAATCTGTGGAGTCCTTTGCAGTGTATTTGATTTAATCTATATTTTCATGCTGCCAAATGTCGCCTCATTACGAAAAAAAACGAAACCGTGA
- a CDS encoding HAD family hydrolase → MKKGIIFDMDGTLWDSAQNVAESWNVAIKESGFIERVLTAEDISHVMGKTMDCIAKQLFPELSEIQRVLLLQSCCKHENAYLRKHGGNLYEGVREVFTELRKDYHVSIVSNCQGGYIEAFLDYYQLNDLVDDFECYGKTLKQKGENIRLVVERNKLEEAVYVGDIQGDYDESCKAGVGFVHAAYGFGTIDAKVPAIHSLGELPGVLKEMNF, encoded by the coding sequence ATGAAAAAGGGAATCATATTCGACATGGATGGTACATTGTGGGACTCCGCACAGAACGTGGCAGAATCCTGGAATGTAGCGATTAAAGAAAGCGGTTTTATAGAACGAGTATTAACAGCTGAGGACATCTCACATGTCATGGGAAAGACGATGGATTGTATTGCAAAACAATTGTTTCCGGAATTATCGGAAATACAGCGCGTATTGCTGCTGCAGTCCTGTTGTAAGCATGAGAATGCTTATTTGAGGAAGCACGGTGGTAATCTTTATGAGGGCGTAAGGGAAGTCTTTACGGAACTGCGAAAGGATTATCATGTCTCAATTGTAAGTAACTGCCAGGGCGGTTATATAGAGGCATTTTTGGATTATTATCAGCTGAATGATCTGGTAGATGATTTTGAATGTTATGGAAAGACATTAAAGCAAAAAGGCGAAAATATCAGGCTTGTAGTAGAACGGAATAAATTAGAAGAGGCAGTTTATGTCGGTGACATTCAGGGAGATTACGATGAAAGCTGTAAGGCTGGAGTCGGATTCGTCCATGCAGCATATGGATTTGGAACGATTGACGCAAAAGTTCCGGCAATCCATAGTTTAGGGGAGCTTCCGGGTGTCTTAAAAGAAATGAATTTTTAA
- a CDS encoding DegV family protein, producing the protein MKDFIIMTDTTADLPEDYIKAHDLAVISLPYTIEGKTYTRENSLPEKEFYAMMRNGSLPTTSQANPQELATFFTNLIETTGKDILYIAFSSGLSGTYNSARIAVEEVSETHPEANVIVVDSLCASTGEGLLVHKAVTLRDAGKSLEETAAWVEENKLHVVHNFTVDDLYHLYRGGRVSKTAAFLGTLASIKPILHVDNEGHLIPLSKSRGRKKSITALADSMEKQIGSWRDKNDIVIISHGDCVEDANALAELLKERLGIHNFMINYIGPTIGAHSGPGTLALYYMGDYR; encoded by the coding sequence ATGAAAGACTTTATTATCATGACAGATACAACAGCGGATTTACCGGAGGATTATATCAAGGCTCATGACCTTGCTGTAATTTCTTTACCATATACCATCGAGGGGAAAACCTACACCAGAGAGAATTCTCTCCCTGAAAAAGAGTTCTACGCTATGATGCGAAACGGTTCTCTCCCGACCACTTCTCAGGCAAACCCACAGGAACTTGCTACATTTTTTACCAATCTGATTGAGACCACTGGAAAAGACATTCTCTATATTGCATTCTCTTCCGGATTAAGCGGAACCTATAACAGCGCACGTATTGCGGTGGAAGAAGTATCCGAAACACATCCAGAGGCAAACGTCATTGTAGTGGATTCCCTCTGTGCTTCCACTGGCGAAGGACTCTTAGTACATAAGGCAGTTACTTTAAGGGACGCCGGAAAATCACTGGAAGAAACGGCTGCATGGGTGGAAGAAAATAAACTTCACGTCGTTCACAACTTTACCGTAGATGATCTTTACCATCTCTACCGTGGCGGACGTGTCAGCAAAACGGCTGCTTTTCTTGGAACGCTTGCAAGTATCAAGCCTATCCTTCATGTTGATAACGAAGGACACCTGATTCCACTTTCAAAATCAAGAGGACGCAAAAAATCCATCACTGCTTTGGCTGACAGCATGGAAAAACAGATTGGTTCCTGGCGCGATAAAAACGATATCGTAATCATCAGCCACGGAGACTGTGTTGAGGACGCAAACGCACTCGCTGAACTTTTAAAAGAACGCCTTGGCATCCATAACTTTATGATTAACTACATTGGTCCGACCATTGGAGCTCATTCCGGTCCTGGTACCTTAGCCCTTTATTATATGGGTGATTATCGTTAA
- a CDS encoding ATPase, T2SS/T4P/T4SS family, with product MEKRTLTCLSREELVQKVREHINHILRENLYELNMNEEQVVRLQQQKKELRMYLKRAGCGDAVAKDFLVNLIMESLKKLFFQGEADLAKTYLFSDAGQQNVENQFKILLFQWKKQYGKEALERLLMQEETIAKGDNQTYEVTEQQIRRWYCNSRISFSYEEQLELLGLDVYAFYKGLGVIDEIRDMNVDGVSGGVSGGSGDYKSVWIFLRGKSVHLSFLDFGSEKEIERIARNCCRYHQPGEISKAKGYLVHEMADHARVVVARPDFSENWTFFIRKLDMVRKQKLETLFLEEGAEKMLALLRFLIRGCQVCGITGMQGCGKTTLLLALIEEIAPEYTLRVLELAFELHLRDVYPGRNIMTFRETTNIDGVEALEVSKKTDGTVTIIGEIVAAKVAAWMIESGQSGSLFTLFTHHAKTTEALVYTLRNSLLKEGNFHSEEIALSQVVQVVRFDIHLHMDRKGHRYIERISEIIPDETTKKGFVVSDLICRKENGYQWVGKISRKTREDMVKWMTEAQKEEFLGMDL from the coding sequence GTGGAAAAACGAACGTTAACCTGTCTTAGCAGAGAGGAACTTGTGCAAAAAGTAAGGGAGCACATCAATCATATCTTAAGGGAAAATTTGTATGAGCTGAATATGAACGAGGAACAGGTTGTACGGCTGCAGCAGCAAAAGAAAGAACTACGAATGTACTTGAAACGTGCGGGGTGTGGAGATGCCGTTGCAAAAGATTTCCTTGTGAACCTTATCATGGAAAGCTTAAAGAAGTTGTTTTTTCAAGGGGAGGCGGATTTGGCAAAGACCTATCTTTTCTCGGATGCAGGACAGCAAAATGTGGAAAACCAATTTAAAATTCTGTTGTTTCAGTGGAAAAAGCAGTATGGAAAAGAGGCGTTGGAGCGTCTGCTGATGCAGGAAGAGACAATTGCAAAAGGGGATAATCAAACGTATGAGGTGACAGAACAACAGATTCGTAGGTGGTATTGCAACAGCCGTATCTCGTTTTCTTATGAGGAACAGTTAGAACTGCTTGGATTAGATGTTTATGCTTTTTATAAAGGGCTTGGAGTGATTGATGAAATCCGGGATATGAATGTGGATGGGGTTTCGGGCGGCGTATCAGGCGGCAGTGGCGATTATAAGAGTGTCTGGATTTTTCTTAGAGGAAAAAGTGTGCATCTTAGTTTTTTGGATTTTGGTTCAGAAAAAGAGATTGAGCGCATCGCCAGAAACTGTTGCAGATATCACCAGCCGGGGGAGATTTCCAAGGCAAAAGGTTATCTGGTACATGAGATGGCAGACCATGCCAGAGTTGTGGTTGCAAGGCCGGATTTTTCGGAGAACTGGACTTTTTTTATCCGTAAACTTGATATGGTTCGAAAGCAAAAATTAGAAACGCTCTTTTTAGAGGAGGGCGCAGAAAAAATGCTGGCATTACTTCGTTTCCTGATAAGGGGATGTCAGGTGTGTGGCATTACCGGCATGCAAGGGTGTGGAAAGACGACATTGCTGTTGGCGTTGATTGAGGAGATTGCACCGGAATATACACTACGTGTGTTAGAGCTTGCATTCGAACTGCATTTAAGGGATGTTTATCCGGGGCGCAACATTATGACATTTCGGGAGACAACCAATATTGATGGAGTAGAAGCACTTGAGGTCTCCAAAAAGACGGACGGAACCGTGACGATTATCGGGGAAATTGTGGCAGCAAAGGTGGCAGCCTGGATGATTGAGAGCGGGCAAAGCGGTTCTCTTTTTACCCTGTTTACGCATCATGCCAAGACGACGGAAGCACTTGTGTATACACTCCGCAACAGCCTGTTAAAAGAAGGAAACTTTCATTCCGAGGAGATTGCGCTCTCCCAGGTGGTACAGGTGGTGCGTTTTGATATTCATTTACATATGGACCGGAAGGGACATCGCTATATCGAAAGAATCAGTGAAATCATTCCTGATGAGACGACAAAAAAAGGATTTGTGGTTTCGGATTTAATCTGCCGGAAGGAGAACGGATACCAGTGGGTAGGAAAAATCAGCAGGAAAACCAGGGAAGATATGGTGAAGTGGATGACAGAGGCACAAAAGGAGGAGTTTCTTGGAATGGATTTATGA
- a CDS encoding HlyC/CorC family transporter: MDTSDISQIVIIAILLSLSAFFSSAETALTTVNRIKMRTLMEEGNKKAARVLEITDNSGKMLSAILIGNNIVNLSASSISTSLAIKLFGSVAAGIATGILTLLILIFGEITPKTLATINSEKISLSYANIIYYLMKLLTPVIFIVNHLSLGFLRLLRVDPNNTQNQMTEEELRTIVDVSHETGVIESEEREMINNLFDFGDAVAKEVMVPRIDMTFANVDNTYEELIEIFQEDKFTRLPVYEDTTDNVIGIINMKDLLLYQDKEHFSIRDIMREPYFTYEHKNTAELFLEMRQSSISLAIVLDEYGATAGLITLEDLLEEIVGEIRDEYDMDEEDSIVQLSDREYLVLGSTNLEDLCEKLDLNFTSEDYDTIGGYLIGLLDHLPQKNEIIITDDNVLLRVEKMDKNRVEKIYIKKPEVEKTDED, translated from the coding sequence TTGGACACAAGTGACATATCACAAATTGTCATCATTGCAATTCTACTATCTTTATCCGCATTTTTTTCATCCGCAGAGACAGCGCTTACAACCGTCAACCGGATTAAAATGCGTACCCTTATGGAGGAAGGAAATAAAAAAGCCGCACGCGTCTTGGAAATTACCGACAATTCCGGTAAGATGCTCAGTGCAATTTTGATTGGAAATAACATTGTAAACCTTTCCGCCTCTTCCATTTCAACTTCACTCGCAATCAAACTCTTTGGCAGTGTCGCCGCTGGTATTGCCACCGGTATTTTAACACTCTTAATCTTAATTTTTGGTGAAATTACACCAAAGACACTTGCCACCATAAACTCGGAGAAGATTTCGCTCTCCTATGCGAATATCATTTACTATCTGATGAAGCTTTTAACACCTGTCATCTTCATCGTAAATCATCTGTCTTTGGGATTTTTGCGATTACTACGCGTTGACCCAAACAATACACAGAATCAGATGACGGAAGAAGAACTTCGTACTATCGTAGACGTCAGCCATGAAACCGGTGTCATCGAATCTGAAGAACGTGAAATGATTAACAATCTGTTTGATTTTGGCGATGCAGTTGCAAAAGAAGTGATGGTTCCAAGAATTGATATGACATTTGCCAATGTCGACAATACTTACGAGGAATTAATCGAAATCTTCCAGGAGGATAAATTCACACGTCTTCCGGTTTACGAAGATACCACCGATAATGTGATTGGTATTATCAATATGAAAGACCTGTTACTCTATCAGGATAAGGAGCATTTTTCCATCCGTGATATCATGCGTGAACCATACTTTACATATGAGCATAAGAATACCGCTGAGCTTTTCCTTGAAATGCGTCAGTCTTCTATCTCTCTTGCAATTGTGTTAGACGAATATGGTGCAACCGCCGGACTGATTACATTAGAAGACCTCTTAGAGGAGATTGTCGGTGAAATCCGGGATGAATACGATATGGACGAAGAAGACTCCATTGTGCAGTTAAGTGACCGCGAATACCTGGTATTAGGCTCCACAAACTTAGAAGACCTCTGTGAAAAGCTTGACTTAAACTTTACCTCCGAAGACTATGATACCATCGGTGGTTATCTGATTGGTCTTCTCGATCATCTTCCACAGAAGAATGAAATCATCATCACAGATGACAACGTTTTATTGCGCGTTGAAAAAATGGATAAAAACCGGGTCGAAAAAATATATATTAAGAAACCAGAAGTGGAAAAGACGGATGAGGATTAA